aAACACAAATTCATGACTAAATGACAACATGAAaacatgaagacatgaaaacatgaagATGTGAATTCATGCTGTGCCATGCAGAtcagtgacagtaacatagtggagACAGGCTGGATCTCTGGGGAAGTTGACAGTAGCATAGTGGAGACAGGCTGGATCTCTGTGGAAGTTGACAGTAGCAGAGTGGAGTCAGGCTGGATCTCTGGGGAAGTTGACAGTAGCATAGTGGAGACAGGCTGGATCTCTGTGGAAGTTGACAGTAGCAGAGTGGAGTCAGGCTGGATCTCTGGGGAAGTTGACAGTAGCATAGTGGAGACAGGCTGGATCTCTGGGGAAGTTGACAGTAGCATAGTGGAGACAGGATGGATCTCTGGGGAAGTTGACAGTAGTATAGTGGAGACAGACTGGATCTCTGGGGAAGTTGACAGTCGCATAGTGGAGACAGGATGGATCTCTGGGGAAGTTGACTGTAGTATAGTGGAGACAGACTGGATCTCTGGGGAAGTTGACAGTAGCATAGTGGAGACAGGATGGATCTCTGGGGAAGTTGATAGTAGCATAGTGGAGACAGGCTGGATCTCTGGGGAAGTTGACAGTAGCACAGTGGAGTCAGGCTGGATCTCTGGGGAAGTTGACAGTAGCATAGTGGAGACAGGCTGGATCTCTGGGGATGTTGACAGTAGCACAGTGGAGTCAGGCTGGATCTCTGGGGAGGCTGGATCTCTGGGGAAGTTGACAGTAACGTAGGTCACATTGTCTGAAACCTCTGTAGACGGACCAACATTGAAGTGGATGTCATCTCGACGAGGATTGGTTGTGTTGGTATAGATGGTGGTGATGTCACAGGCTGAATCTGGGTTCTGATTGGTTGCTGTGGCGTAGATAGGGTTAGTGATGGTTCCTGTGTCTGGATCTTGGTTGGTTGTCATGGAGTCAGGCATCAACAGGCTGG
This genomic window from Oncorhynchus tshawytscha isolate Ot180627B unplaced genomic scaffold, Otsh_v2.0 Un_contig_19552_pilon_pilon, whole genome shotgun sequence contains:
- the LOC121843724 gene encoding mucin-3A-like: MATDSSNSTAGVVMFSGGVLGVVLLLLGLLLFMFFRQRRDRDRRPTASKHSASLLMPDSMTTNQDPDTGTITNPIYATATNQNPDSACDITTIYTNTTNPRRDDIHFNVEIQPDSTVLLSTSPEIQPVSTMLLSTSPEIQPDSTVLLSTSPEIQPVSTMLLSTSPEIHPVSTMLLSTSPEIQSVSTILQSTSPEIHPVSTMRLSTSPEIQSVSTILLSTSPEIHPVSTMLLSTSPEIQPVSTMLLSTSPEIQPDSTLLLSTSTEIQPVSTMLLSTSPEIQPDSTLLLSTSTEIQPVSTMLLSTSPEIQPVSTMLLSLICMAQHEFTSSCFHVFMFSCCHLVMNLCF